Within Bdellovibrionales bacterium, the genomic segment ATATAGGCAAATGGCTCTCCAGCGACTCTTCTCTCTATCCAAGCAAAAAACTGACTTTCCTGATCCTCTGTAATGCCCAAAGACCCTTTGATGATGAGATCTTCTCTGCGCCACTTTAACTTTTCAGCCAGAAACCACTCTGCTTCCAACCGCGCGTTTTCTATGAAAGCATCTTTTAATTTCTGAGAACCAAGCCTGATTATTCCATCAATTGTCATTTGCAGCTGTCGTTCCTATTTTATACCCTGATGTTTCAGCAGTTCAGCCTGAAAATGAGCCTTGAGCGGATCTATGATTGGCTCCATGTCTCCCGCCAATACCTCATTCAATTGATGGATAGTTAATCCGACTCGATGGTCTGTTATTCGCGACTGTGGAAAATTGTAAGTTCTAATTCTTTCGCTTCGATCTCCAGTTCCCATTTGAGCCAATCTGGCTGTGGACGCTTCTTTTCTTGCCTTTTCCTCCTCCAAGGCCAACAGACGAGAATACAAAACCTTGAGCGCCTGTTCCTTGTTTGAAAGTTGCGACTTGCCGTCCTGACAACTCACCACCAAGCCGCTCGGAATATGGGTCACTCGAACAGCTGACTCCGTCGTATTAACAGATTGGCCCCCGTGTCCACTCGAACGAAACACGTCTATGCGCAAGTCATTGGGGTCGATCTTTACGCTCACTTCGTCTGCCTCTGGCAAAATGGCTACTGTAACGGTCGACGTGTGAATTCTTCCTTGAGACTCGGTCTTTGGAACTCTCTGAACTCGATGAACGCCGCTCTCGAACTTTAAATTTGAGTAAACGCGATCGCCAGTGATGGAAGCGATAATCTCTCTGTACCCACCCAAGTTACCGGGCGATGCGCTAATTAAATTAACCTTCCAGCCTCTCTTGCTCGAGTAATGAGAATAGGCAGCAAATAATTCAGCGGCAAATAGACTCGCTTCGTCGCCACCTGCTCCTGCACGAATCTCTAATATAACGTCTTTCTCGTCAGCAGGATCCTTCGGCAATAACAGAACCTGTAGATCCCTCTGCAATTGATCTTGGACTTGGACCAAGTGCGCCAGTTCCTCTTTTGCGAGATCTCTGAGATCTTCGTCCCTGTCGTGTTCTAATATTTCTTTGTTGCCAGCAATTTCAGCTAGGGTTCTTTTGTATTCCCGAAAAGCACGAACCACATCCTGAAGGCTGGATAATTCCTTCATTAAGCTCCTGTACTTGTCCTGATCATTTGCAATTCCGGGTTCCTGTAATTCTTGTTGAATTCGCTCGAAACGACTTTCTACCTCTTCGAGCTTTGAAAACATTTTTCGCTCCGCTTCCTAATCCATTCTTTTCTGGATGTTTATCTTTACTTATATTTTTTAGGCATGTTATCAAGATAGTTCTCTGTAAAAATTATCATCTCGACTATCATGTTGCCTGAATGGGACATCCACAGAGTTGTCCACATATTTTACATTGCGCATTATTTCTTGGTGGCTATCTTACGCAATCCCAATCAATAATTCTTTTTCTTTTGTTTTCAAATACTTATCAGCCACTCATCCCTGACAAAAAGTCCTTATTTCCCTTGCAATCCTTCAACTTATCCAACAAAAACTCCATGCTATCCACAACATTCATAGGGGCCAATACCTTGCGTAATATCCACAATCTGTTCAGCTCACCCTTTTCAATGAGAAGATCCTCTTTACGAGTTCCCGACTTATTAATGTCCATACACGGAAAGATTCTCTTTTCCATGAGTTTTCTGTCTAAGTGAATTTCAGAATTGCCGGTCCCTTTAAACTCTTCAAAAATGACTTCGTCCATTCGTGATCCCGTATCGATCAGGGCGGTAGCTATAATCGTTAGACTTCCCCCTTCTTCAATATTACGAGCGGCGCCGAAAAATCGCTTCGGCTTGTGCAACGCATTAGAGTCCACTCCTCCAGATAAGATTTTTCCAGAAGGCGGCACCACCGTATTGTAGGCACGAGCAAGGCGCGTAATTGAATCTAATAAAATGACCACATCATGTTTGTGTTCAACAAGACGCTTCGCCTTTTCGATAACCATCTCAGCGACTTGTACGTGTCTTGTTGGTGGTTCATCAAAGGTTGAACTTACAACCTCCCCCTTTACCGTACGTGACATATCAGTCACTTCTTCAGGTCGCTCATCGATCAGTAACACGATAAGCTTCACCTCAGGGTGATTGCTGGAAATCGCGTTCGCAATGTTTTGAAGCAAAACTGTTTTTCCC encodes:
- the prfA gene encoding peptide chain release factor 1, coding for MFSKLEEVESRFERIQQELQEPGIANDQDKYRSLMKELSSLQDVVRAFREYKRTLAEIAGNKEILEHDRDEDLRDLAKEELAHLVQVQDQLQRDLQVLLLPKDPADEKDVILEIRAGAGGDEASLFAAELFAAYSHYSSKRGWKVNLISASPGNLGGYREIIASITGDRVYSNLKFESGVHRVQRVPKTESQGRIHTSTVTVAILPEADEVSVKIDPNDLRIDVFRSSGHGGQSVNTTESAVRVTHIPSGLVVSCQDGKSQLSNKEQALKVLYSRLLALEEEKARKEASTARLAQMGTGDRSERIRTYNFPQSRITDHRVGLTIHQLNEVLAGDMEPIIDPLKAHFQAELLKHQGIK